The proteins below are encoded in one region of Acidimicrobiales bacterium:
- a CDS encoding UDP-glucose/GDP-mannose dehydrogenase family protein, which yields MSEIAVIGTGYVGLTTGACLAKLGHDVTCADVVPEKVELLRSGRIPIFEAGLEALVREGIDGDRLRFVLGPAAAVAEVEFVFLCVPTPQRIDGSADISYIEDAAREIGPRLRSEAVVVNKSTVPVGSTRVVEAALDRDDVFVASNPEFLREGSAVHDCLNPDRIVIGTEDQAAALRVASLFEQLGAPLMVTDPASAETIKYASNAFLATKVSFVNAIANLCEAVGADVRDVALGMGYDRRIGFEFLKPGPGWGGSCLPKDTKALVRIGEEAGYDFSLLKGVVSVNEEQYERVTDKIVRMAGGSVDGKTVALWGLAFKARTDDVRESPALEVAARLVRRGATVKAYDPAVQRPLDGIEVCGDGYAPCEGASVLAVLTEWDEFRWLDLAKVFALMADPRIVDARNLLEPAAVRRHGFLYDCLGRA from the coding sequence GTGAGCGAGATCGCAGTGATCGGGACCGGGTACGTGGGGCTCACCACGGGCGCCTGCCTGGCCAAGTTGGGCCACGACGTGACCTGCGCGGACGTTGTGCCCGAGAAGGTCGAGCTGCTCAGGTCCGGGCGCATCCCCATCTTCGAGGCGGGCCTCGAAGCACTTGTTCGAGAAGGCATCGACGGCGACCGCTTGCGCTTCGTGCTCGGGCCTGCAGCAGCGGTCGCCGAGGTCGAGTTCGTCTTTCTGTGCGTGCCCACGCCGCAGCGCATCGACGGCAGCGCCGACATCAGCTACATCGAGGACGCGGCACGGGAGATCGGGCCCCGCCTCCGCTCCGAGGCCGTCGTCGTCAACAAGTCGACGGTGCCCGTCGGGTCGACCCGTGTGGTGGAAGCGGCGCTCGACCGCGACGACGTCTTCGTGGCGTCGAACCCGGAGTTCCTTCGCGAAGGATCGGCGGTGCACGACTGCTTGAACCCCGACCGCATCGTGATCGGCACCGAGGACCAGGCGGCGGCGTTGCGGGTGGCGTCGTTGTTCGAGCAATTGGGGGCGCCGTTGATGGTCACCGACCCAGCGTCGGCCGAGACGATCAAATACGCCTCTAACGCCTTCCTCGCCACCAAGGTTTCGTTCGTCAACGCGATAGCCAACCTGTGCGAGGCAGTGGGTGCCGATGTCCGCGACGTGGCGCTGGGCATGGGTTACGACCGGCGCATCGGTTTCGAGTTCCTCAAGCCCGGCCCCGGGTGGGGGGGCTCGTGCTTGCCCAAGGACACCAAGGCCCTCGTGCGCATCGGTGAAGAAGCGGGCTACGACTTCTCGTTGCTGAAGGGCGTCGTGTCGGTCAACGAGGAGCAGTACGAGCGGGTGACCGACAAGATCGTGCGCATGGCGGGGGGCTCGGTGGACGGCAAGACCGTCGCGTTGTGGGGGCTGGCGTTCAAGGCCCGCACCGACGACGTGCGGGAGTCGCCTGCGCTCGAGGTGGCGGCACGCCTCGTGCGCCGAGGTGCAACGGTCAAGGCCTACGACCCTGCGGTGCAGCGGCCGCTCGACGGCATCGAGGTGTGCGGGGACGGCTACGCGCCGTGCGAGGGAGCCAGCGTGCTGGCCGTGCTCACCGAGTGGGACGAGTTCCGTTGGCTCGACCTCGCCAAGGTGTTCGCGCTGATGGCCGATCCCCGGATCGTCGACGCCCGCAACCTGTTGGAGCCGGCTGCGGTACGGCGCCATGGCTTCCTCTACGACTGCCTGGGCCGGGCCTGA
- a CDS encoding UDP-glucuronic acid decarboxylase family protein, whose amino-acid sequence MARVVVTGGAGFLGSHLCGQLLVRGDEVVAVDNLVTGSLDNLDPLLGDARFTFVHHDVSTFVHVPGPVDAVLHFASPASPVDYLELPIQTLKVGSLGTHNLLGLAKDKGARFLLASTSEVYGDPLEHPQTESYWGNVNPVGPRGVYDEAKRFAEAMTMAYHRVHGVDVRIARIFNTYGPRMRRDDGRVVSTFVVQALEGKPVTAYGEGSQTRSFCYVADAVRGILALLDGDTIGPVNIGNPKEFTIRELAHVVVEVTGSSSPIIEQPLPQDDPKQRRPDITLAREALGWEPKVALREGLEATVEFFRRQGPAR is encoded by the coding sequence ATGGCGCGAGTCGTCGTCACCGGTGGAGCCGGTTTCCTGGGCTCGCACCTCTGCGGACAGCTGTTGGTCCGCGGCGACGAAGTGGTCGCCGTCGACAACCTGGTGACGGGGTCGCTCGACAATCTCGACCCACTGCTCGGCGATGCCAGGTTCACCTTCGTCCACCACGACGTCAGCACCTTCGTGCACGTGCCCGGTCCGGTCGACGCCGTGCTTCACTTCGCCTCGCCCGCCTCGCCCGTCGACTACCTGGAACTGCCGATCCAGACCCTGAAGGTCGGCAGCCTCGGCACGCACAACCTGCTGGGACTGGCCAAGGACAAAGGCGCTCGCTTCCTGCTCGCCTCCACCAGTGAGGTCTACGGGGACCCTCTGGAGCACCCGCAGACCGAGTCGTACTGGGGGAACGTCAATCCGGTCGGCCCCCGTGGCGTGTACGACGAAGCCAAGCGTTTCGCCGAGGCCATGACGATGGCGTACCACCGGGTCCACGGTGTCGACGTGCGCATCGCCCGCATCTTCAACACCTACGGCCCCCGCATGCGTCGTGACGACGGGCGGGTGGTGTCGACCTTCGTCGTGCAAGCGTTGGAGGGCAAGCCCGTCACGGCTTACGGCGAGGGCAGCCAGACGCGAAGTTTCTGTTACGTCGCCGACGCCGTGCGCGGCATCCTCGCCTTGCTCGACGGCGACACGATCGGCCCCGTGAACATCGGCAACCCCAAGGAGTTCACCATCCGCGAGCTCGCCCACGTGGTGGTGGAGGTCACGGGATCGTCCTCGCCGATCATCGAGCAACCGCTTCCGCAGGACGATCCCAAGCAGCGCCGTCCCGACATCACGCTGGCCCGCGAGGCGCTCGGTTGGGAACCGAAGGTGGCACTGCGTGAGGGCCTGGAGGCGACGGTGGAGTTCTTCCGGCGCCAAGGGCCGGCCCGCTGA
- a CDS encoding DUF732 domain-containing protein, which translates to MAVVGLAWFLVASAGDDAKAPSRPEVAFVSAVRAQPVPVSLQRSADADLVALGRRFCEGLRRTGSSLAVVFEDQLAGRVYDGQSQVVTAARRHLCPELPDRDS; encoded by the coding sequence GTGGCCGTCGTGGGCCTGGCGTGGTTCCTGGTGGCGTCCGCCGGTGACGACGCCAAGGCACCGTCACGTCCTGAGGTCGCGTTCGTGTCGGCTGTGCGTGCCCAGCCCGTCCCGGTGTCTCTCCAGCGCAGTGCAGACGCCGACTTGGTCGCCTTGGGCCGTCGTTTCTGCGAGGGCCTGCGGCGTACCGGGAGCTCGCTGGCCGTGGTCTTCGAGGACCAGTTGGCGGGCCGGGTCTACGACGGGCAGAGCCAGGTGGTCACCGCCGCCCGGCGCCACCTCTGCCCGGAGTTGCCCGACCGCGACAGCTAA
- a CDS encoding ATP-binding protein translates to MELTLGLTLPRDELSIPIARHICRDALNEVGVEPDCRSDIEIALTEACTNVLEHSGPGDEYRIDVTVDGELCVIRVVDTGHGFDSASLADMTGDLVSEGGRGVFLMRALVDRIEFISKPEAGTVVHLEKTLELRDDGPAAQLLRRKDGSAG, encoded by the coding sequence GTGGAGTTAACGCTTGGCTTGACCCTGCCGAGAGACGAGCTCAGCATCCCCATTGCCCGTCACATCTGCCGCGACGCCCTCAACGAGGTCGGCGTCGAGCCCGACTGCCGCAGCGACATCGAGATCGCCCTGACCGAGGCCTGCACCAACGTGCTCGAGCACTCGGGGCCGGGCGACGAGTACCGGATCGACGTCACCGTCGACGGGGAGCTGTGCGTCATCCGCGTGGTCGACACCGGCCACGGCTTCGACTCGGCGTCACTGGCCGACATGACGGGTGACCTCGTCTCGGAAGGCGGCCGTGGTGTCTTCCTCATGCGGGCGCTCGTCGACCGGATCGAGTTCATCTCCAAGCCGGAGGCGGGCACCGTCGTGCACTTGGAGAAGACCCTCGAACTGCGCGACGACGGTCCTGCCGCCCAGCTTCTGCGGCGCAAGGATGGCTCGGCCGGTTAG
- the xseA gene encoding exodeoxyribonuclease VII large subunit — protein sequence MDSPPLFEVDNGPRRVSLVRLSGEIARSLASIGRIAVEGEVVRPSQHPGGTYFTLRDRASQLSVRCPANRLARCRVVAGERVVVTGAPTWMNERGQLQLVAEEVAPVGAGAIAALLAEVRDRLAADGLIGRAPRPIPRLPQSIGVVCGSEAAVRADIESVVAARFSGYPVRFSETNVSGPGAADAIVRALQALDERPEVEVIILARGGGDAAQMLPFSDELLCRAIAATRAPVVSAVGHEGDRPLCDQVADLRCGTPSIAAAAVVPSRAELEAEVAALLARAAATLDVRLAQAAERLGRIEPRAALTAGLRAATDRHERAGSRLALVHPARRIAWGAEKLAAVHRHIEALSPVRVLERGYAVVRDTDGKVVRAADAVTVGAALDIQVATGRIAAEVTA from the coding sequence GTGGATTCCCCGCCCCTCTTCGAGGTCGACAACGGCCCTCGCCGGGTCAGCTTGGTGCGGCTCAGCGGCGAGATCGCCCGGTCGCTGGCGAGTATCGGCCGCATCGCCGTAGAGGGCGAGGTCGTGCGGCCGTCACAGCATCCCGGCGGCACCTATTTCACCCTGCGCGATCGAGCCTCGCAGCTCTCCGTCCGGTGCCCGGCCAACCGGCTCGCTCGATGCCGGGTGGTGGCGGGGGAGCGGGTGGTGGTGACGGGTGCGCCGACGTGGATGAACGAGCGGGGCCAGCTTCAACTGGTCGCCGAGGAGGTCGCTCCGGTGGGCGCCGGTGCCATCGCCGCCTTGCTGGCCGAGGTGCGGGACCGCTTGGCCGCCGACGGCCTCATCGGGCGGGCGCCTCGCCCCATCCCGCGGCTGCCGCAGTCCATCGGGGTGGTGTGCGGATCGGAAGCCGCAGTGCGGGCCGACATCGAGTCGGTGGTTGCGGCCCGCTTCTCCGGCTACCCGGTCAGGTTCTCGGAGACCAACGTGTCGGGACCGGGCGCCGCCGACGCCATCGTGCGAGCGCTCCAGGCGCTCGACGAGCGGCCCGAGGTGGAGGTGATCATCCTCGCTCGTGGCGGGGGCGACGCCGCCCAGATGTTGCCGTTCTCCGACGAGTTGCTGTGCCGGGCCATCGCCGCCACCCGGGCTCCCGTGGTCTCCGCGGTGGGCCACGAAGGCGACCGTCCCTTGTGCGACCAGGTGGCCGACCTGCGCTGCGGCACGCCGTCGATCGCCGCTGCGGCCGTGGTGCCCAGCCGTGCCGAGCTCGAAGCCGAGGTGGCAGCGCTACTGGCGCGGGCGGCGGCGACGCTCGACGTGCGGCTGGCGCAGGCTGCGGAACGGCTGGGACGCATCGAGCCGAGAGCGGCGCTGACGGCGGGCCTGCGCGCGGCGACCGATCGCCACGAACGCGCAGGGTCGCGCCTTGCCTTGGTACACCCGGCTCGTCGCATCGCCTGGGGGGCCGAGAAGCTGGCGGCCGTGCACCGCCACATCGAAGCCTTGTCACCGGTCCGGGTGCTCGAGCGCGGCTACGCCGTCGTGCGCGACACCGACGGGAAGGTCGTCCGGGCCGCCGATGCCGTCACGGTGGGCGCCGCCCTCGACATCCAAGTGGCCACCGGCCGCATCGCGGCGGAGGTCACCGCATGA
- the xseB gene encoding exodeoxyribonuclease VII small subunit, whose translation MTTADEDLTFEQLVTALEQLTERMAAGDIGIEEAADLYERAQHLHALAAERLVRVQQRVEGLATPEGT comes from the coding sequence ATGACGACCGCCGACGAAGACCTCACCTTCGAACAACTCGTGACTGCCCTGGAGCAGCTGACCGAGCGCATGGCCGCCGGCGATATCGGCATTGAGGAAGCCGCCGACCTCTACGAACGAGCCCAGCACCTCCACGCCCTCGCCGCCGAACGCCTGGTCCGCGTGCAACAACGCGTCGAGGGCCTCGCCACTCCCGAAGGGACTTAG
- a CDS encoding lysyl oxidase family protein translates to MSRRSFSVVALTMLLLALGSPSAPAKPKVRDLLPDLVPISTRTVATGGPVTCQPVEMVEQGARRCLRFDQTIANFGDGPFEIRYGIETLLSTQELRQRIYRSDGTTRDRLADHYEFHAAHAHFHYKSFGLTRLWASDQAGTRFGVEPVRDGRKNGFCVVDVENRWAGQPGSVDEPHYQDPQCQVPSDLSTGVEMVQGISKGWADIYAAHVEGQYVEITGVPDGFYLLETIADPENTVLEGDERNNSVFTHVQLCNDFAQLYPPPPGFDFCP, encoded by the coding sequence GTGTCTCGCCGCTCGTTCTCGGTCGTAGCCCTGACGATGCTGCTCCTCGCTTTGGGCTCTCCGTCGGCGCCCGCCAAGCCCAAGGTTCGTGACCTGCTGCCCGATCTCGTCCCCATCTCGACGCGGACGGTGGCCACGGGTGGCCCGGTGACCTGCCAGCCGGTGGAGATGGTCGAACAGGGCGCCCGTCGATGCCTACGGTTCGATCAGACGATCGCCAACTTCGGAGACGGTCCCTTCGAGATCCGCTACGGCATCGAAACCCTGCTCAGCACCCAAGAGCTTCGCCAACGGATCTACCGGAGCGACGGCACGACGCGCGACCGGTTGGCGGACCACTACGAGTTCCACGCTGCCCACGCGCACTTCCATTACAAGAGCTTCGGCCTCACCCGCCTGTGGGCGTCGGACCAGGCCGGGACGCGCTTTGGTGTCGAGCCCGTACGCGACGGTCGAAAGAACGGGTTCTGCGTCGTCGACGTAGAGAACCGGTGGGCGGGGCAGCCGGGAAGCGTTGACGAGCCGCACTACCAGGACCCGCAGTGCCAGGTGCCGTCGGATCTCTCGACAGGCGTCGAGATGGTGCAAGGCATCTCAAAGGGCTGGGCCGACATCTACGCGGCCCACGTCGAAGGCCAGTACGTGGAGATCACCGGGGTGCCCGACGGGTTCTACCTGCTGGAGACCATCGCCGACCCGGAGAACACGGTCCTGGAAGGCGACGAGCGCAACAACAGCGTGTTCACGCACGTACAGCTTTGCAACGACTTCGCCCAGTTGTACCCGCCACCCCCGGGCTTCGATTTCTGCCCCTAA
- a CDS encoding ABC transporter ATP-binding protein produces the protein MLEVEGLDVAYGAIQALRGLSLHVEQGEMVALLGANGAGKTTTLRTVSGLLTPRGGSITFEGQRIDGVPAYKLVNRGVAHLPEGRDLFPSLTVEENLKYGHWTRRRDKGDYKRQLDKVMDHFPRLRERRSQVARTLSGGEQQMLGVARALMSSPKLLLIDELSLGLAPMIVRQLFEILDGVNQEGTAVLLVEQFVHMALAHTDRAYVLYKGEVVLEGNSKEMADNPNLIASYLGDAEAGVAADPEPVAPRRRKRAVESR, from the coding sequence CTGCTCGAAGTCGAGGGCCTCGACGTCGCCTACGGCGCCATCCAGGCCCTTCGAGGGCTCTCGCTCCACGTCGAGCAGGGTGAGATGGTTGCTTTGCTCGGCGCCAACGGCGCGGGCAAGACCACGACGTTGCGCACCGTCTCCGGGCTCTTGACGCCCCGAGGGGGGTCGATCACCTTCGAAGGACAGCGCATCGACGGCGTACCCGCCTACAAGCTGGTGAACCGGGGCGTAGCCCACCTGCCCGAGGGGCGCGACCTGTTCCCGTCGCTGACCGTCGAAGAGAACCTCAAGTACGGCCACTGGACCCGCCGCCGCGACAAGGGCGACTACAAGCGCCAGCTCGACAAGGTGATGGACCACTTCCCCCGCCTGCGGGAGCGGCGCTCTCAGGTGGCCCGGACCCTGTCCGGCGGCGAGCAGCAGATGCTCGGCGTAGCCCGGGCGCTCATGTCGTCGCCCAAGCTGCTGTTGATCGACGAGCTCTCGCTCGGCCTGGCTCCCATGATCGTGCGGCAGCTGTTCGAGATCCTCGACGGCGTCAACCAGGAGGGCACGGCCGTCCTGCTCGTCGAGCAGTTCGTGCACATGGCTCTCGCCCACACCGACCGCGCCTACGTGCTCTACAAGGGCGAGGTGGTGTTGGAGGGCAACTCCAAGGAGATGGCCGACAACCCCAACCTCATCGCCAGCTACCTCGGCGATGCGGAGGCAGGCGTCGCCGCCGATCCCGAGCCGGTTGCGCCGCGTCGCCGTAAGCGAGCGGTCGAAAGCAGGTAG
- a CDS encoding branched-chain amino acid ABC transporter ATP-binding protein/permease, producing the protein MSGTEVQGREWRAFGHPGAIAAVVAALAFPWLPFVSFSLIGTANLAAYYALVAVSLVVLVGWVGQISLGHAGIVGVGAYVSGHVVNGWHVTFPVNILWAAIAGGAVALVLGIVAVRVRGLYLAVATIIFAWMASEFLFRQKWFTRNGSVEVFAFGEKGTFPYFDWTARRTYYYAAWAIVAASIYLVANLRDSKTGRAFFAVRGSEVAAASLGISVVRTKLVAFGVSGALAGIAGNLLLVRDQSITADSFKVEVSLFFLAIAVVGGLSSLGGAVAGAILFATLNELFFRFEAFAGWLEVVPPVLLTAVLLLYRGGLAAIPAGIQARFGTQIDQARAGARKLLEPVRSAVADAGRGMYGRMRDVTQRKPSDVGPGEEGEATRVRPWTDRLPGPLRSVLARITTGGAVPVEERLDIDSLVSPTRARPSTNGNGTGDHGDIDHTPLLFPTEAVTWRTIDLPPRQLPPERDDRRILIEADGVRVQFGGLVAVKDVTLTVREHEIVGLIGPNGAGKTTTFNSIAGLNVPSAGRVYIYGRDVTDWTVDQRARLGVGRTFQAIQLLPQLTVFDNLLVATHVHNESGLLSHFFIGPATLQAEADGRRQVRQVAQLLELEEYLDRIVADLPFGVLRMVEVARALVTGSRLMMLDEPASGLDNTETDRLADILRFVRDLGVTILLIEHDVQMVTSVSDYMYVLEYGALLAEGTPADIQRDPRVIAAYLGEEATDEAAEPEEVHA; encoded by the coding sequence GTGAGCGGCACCGAGGTGCAGGGACGCGAGTGGCGGGCCTTCGGCCATCCCGGCGCGATAGCGGCCGTGGTCGCCGCCCTTGCCTTCCCGTGGCTGCCTTTCGTCTCGTTCTCGCTCATCGGTACGGCCAACCTGGCGGCGTACTACGCGCTGGTTGCCGTTTCGTTGGTCGTGCTCGTCGGCTGGGTCGGGCAGATCTCGCTCGGCCACGCCGGCATCGTGGGCGTCGGCGCCTACGTGAGCGGTCATGTCGTCAACGGCTGGCACGTGACCTTCCCGGTCAACATCCTGTGGGCGGCGATCGCCGGAGGGGCGGTGGCCCTCGTCCTGGGCATCGTCGCCGTTCGCGTGCGTGGGCTGTACCTGGCCGTCGCCACGATCATCTTCGCCTGGATGGCCAGCGAGTTCCTCTTCCGCCAGAAGTGGTTCACCCGCAACGGCTCAGTCGAGGTCTTCGCCTTTGGCGAAAAGGGGACGTTCCCGTACTTCGACTGGACCGCTCGGCGCACGTACTACTACGCCGCATGGGCCATCGTGGCGGCCTCGATCTACCTGGTGGCCAACCTGCGCGACTCCAAGACGGGGCGGGCCTTCTTTGCCGTGCGCGGCTCCGAGGTGGCAGCCGCCTCGCTCGGGATCAGCGTGGTGCGCACCAAGCTGGTTGCCTTCGGCGTCTCCGGCGCGCTGGCGGGCATCGCCGGGAACCTCCTGCTGGTGCGCGACCAGTCGATCACCGCCGACAGCTTCAAGGTCGAGGTGTCGCTGTTCTTTCTGGCCATAGCGGTAGTGGGCGGGCTGTCGAGCCTCGGCGGGGCCGTGGCAGGCGCCATCCTGTTCGCAACCCTCAACGAGCTGTTCTTCCGCTTCGAAGCCTTTGCCGGATGGCTGGAGGTGGTCCCGCCCGTCCTCCTGACCGCAGTGCTCCTGCTCTACCGGGGTGGGTTGGCCGCCATCCCCGCGGGCATCCAAGCCCGTTTCGGCACCCAGATCGATCAGGCACGGGCCGGCGCACGCAAGCTCCTCGAGCCCGTGCGCAGCGCCGTTGCCGATGCCGGGCGCGGCATGTACGGGCGCATGCGTGACGTGACGCAGCGGAAACCTTCTGACGTCGGTCCGGGCGAGGAGGGCGAGGCGACCCGAGTTCGCCCGTGGACCGATCGGCTGCCTGGCCCCCTGCGCAGCGTGCTGGCCCGAATCACCACGGGCGGCGCCGTGCCTGTCGAGGAGCGCCTCGACATCGACAGCCTGGTCAGCCCCACGCGGGCACGGCCCTCGACCAACGGGAACGGCACCGGCGACCACGGCGACATCGACCACACGCCCTTGCTGTTCCCCACCGAAGCCGTTACCTGGCGGACCATCGACCTCCCTCCCCGCCAGTTGCCACCCGAGCGCGACGACCGCCGCATCCTCATCGAGGCCGACGGCGTGCGAGTGCAGTTCGGCGGCCTCGTCGCCGTCAAGGACGTGACGTTGACCGTGCGCGAACACGAGATCGTGGGCCTCATCGGGCCCAACGGCGCAGGCAAGACCACCACCTTCAACTCCATCGCAGGCCTTAACGTCCCCAGTGCCGGGCGCGTCTACATCTACGGCCGCGACGTCACCGATTGGACCGTCGACCAGCGGGCCCGCCTCGGCGTCGGCCGCACCTTCCAGGCCATTCAGCTCCTGCCGCAGCTGACGGTGTTCGACAACCTGCTCGTGGCCACCCACGTCCACAACGAGTCGGGCCTGCTGTCGCACTTCTTCATCGGCCCCGCCACCCTGCAAGCCGAGGCCGACGGGCGTCGCCAGGTGCGCCAGGTGGCGCAACTTCTCGAGCTCGAGGAGTACCTCGATCGCATCGTCGCCGACCTCCCCTTCGGCGTGCTGCGCATGGTGGAGGTCGCCCGAGCGCTGGTGACCGGCTCGCGCCTCATGATGCTCGACGAGCCCGCCTCCGGCCTCGACAACACCGAGACCGATCGACTGGCCGACATCCTGCGCTTCGTGCGCGACCTGGGCGTCACCATCCTGCTCATCGAGCACGACGTGCAGATGGTGACCTCGGTGTCCGACTACATGTACGTGCTCGAGTACGGGGCCCTGCTGGCCGAGGGCACGCCTGCCGACATCCAGCGCGACCCGCGGGTCATCGCTGCCTACCTGGGCGAAGAGGCCACAGACGAAGCGGCCGAGCCCGAGGAGGTGCACGCCTGA
- a CDS encoding branched-chain amino acid ABC transporter permease has product MTRLLLFLLLSLPLIGAYAMFSLGLVVIYRASKVLNLAHGAMAMVPAYLVHTFINWGAPMLLAVFLAVLAGGGLGWGIERVFVRPLRSVSTTAQTVGTVAALGLMVAMAGKIWGTGGQKADAVFPEGEFRVATSAIKYGDVGLFVVMLVVAGALYMLLQRTGVGLAMRGAADNARAASLMGVNPQLATSAAWALGGLTAAIAGILLAAVTILHPVVLSLQAVPALVAALIGGLGSLPGALVGAAIVGVTVGMVPAIPSLQAVPGSGQLLLAILALAVMAARGERYVATDVRGGAL; this is encoded by the coding sequence ATGACCCGACTGCTGCTGTTCCTGCTGTTGTCACTGCCGCTCATCGGCGCCTACGCCATGTTCTCGCTTGGCTTGGTGGTCATCTACCGGGCGTCGAAGGTGTTGAACTTGGCCCACGGCGCCATGGCGATGGTGCCCGCGTACCTGGTGCACACGTTCATCAACTGGGGGGCGCCCATGCTCCTCGCCGTCTTCTTGGCCGTGCTGGCGGGCGGCGGGCTGGGCTGGGGCATCGAGCGGGTGTTCGTGCGCCCGCTGCGCTCTGTCTCCACCACCGCGCAGACGGTCGGCACCGTGGCCGCTCTCGGCCTCATGGTCGCCATGGCCGGGAAGATCTGGGGGACCGGCGGCCAGAAGGCCGACGCCGTCTTCCCCGAGGGCGAGTTCCGGGTCGCCACGTCTGCCATCAAGTACGGCGACGTGGGCCTCTTCGTGGTCATGTTGGTGGTGGCGGGCGCGCTTTACATGCTGCTGCAGCGCACGGGCGTGGGCTTGGCCATGCGGGGAGCCGCCGACAATGCCCGGGCCGCCAGCCTCATGGGCGTGAACCCGCAGTTGGCCACCTCGGCAGCCTGGGCGCTCGGTGGGCTCACCGCCGCCATCGCAGGCATCCTGCTCGCTGCGGTGACCATCCTCCACCCGGTGGTGCTGTCACTCCAGGCAGTTCCCGCCTTGGTCGCCGCCCTTATCGGTGGGCTCGGCAGCCTTCCGGGGGCGCTGGTCGGCGCAGCCATCGTGGGCGTCACCGTCGGCATGGTGCCTGCCATCCCCTCGCTTCAGGCCGTCCCCGGCAGTGGCCAGTTGTTGTTGGCCATCCTGGCCTTGGCGGTCATGGCCGCCCGGGGCGAGCGCTACGTGGCGACCGATGTCCGCGGAGGGGCCCTGTGA
- a CDS encoding ABC transporter substrate-binding protein: MNRSAARPWRSALLLLAGLIALSVVAIEPPPSKDEVEAANNGGTLAPGAEGTSEVGPEGVAGNVPGAQGGPGAQGGPTAANAQTRNGQKLECAPGKNGGATDKGVSGNRIKLAATNVRSGTGSSFLGSSYVGMQAVVNRVNAKGGICGRLLDLRMVDDGWDGPRGSNYIATFAKEGYFALPVVPSSEGLTQAIENKTISNAGIPVVGTDGMLKEQYFDPWVWPVATSTVSTMRIMAKHGYDKGARTFGIIFDNTYRFGEEGAAAFRTYVQTLPGATLKAFVGIDPGKPSYSADAQKFNSDCGGSCDYVSMLLTPETAATYIASQQSDQSGKKLGFGKIRTGGAQPLFNERFGRDCGRPCDGMLVWTGYNPPIGRLASLKDVAAYADEVHSVDPGADISNQFLEGAYLGMKVFVAALEKAGPNLTRAAVRDAMNSMTFTSDLASPLTWAPNQRFANISSQPFKIVTSSGSFAGFAEEGSGFIKDPTPGVVPK; encoded by the coding sequence TTGAACCGATCCGCCGCACGACCGTGGCGCTCCGCATTGCTGCTGCTGGCTGGGCTCATCGCCCTGTCGGTGGTCGCCATCGAGCCGCCGCCCAGCAAAGACGAAGTAGAGGCTGCCAACAACGGCGGCACCCTCGCGCCAGGCGCAGAGGGCACGAGTGAGGTCGGCCCGGAAGGTGTCGCCGGCAACGTGCCCGGCGCCCAAGGGGGGCCCGGTGCCCAAGGGGGGCCGACGGCAGCGAATGCCCAGACGCGCAACGGCCAGAAGCTCGAGTGCGCCCCCGGTAAGAACGGTGGCGCCACCGACAAGGGGGTGAGCGGCAACCGCATCAAGCTGGCCGCCACCAACGTGCGCTCGGGCACCGGCTCGTCGTTCCTCGGGTCCTCGTACGTCGGCATGCAAGCCGTGGTCAACCGGGTCAATGCCAAGGGCGGCATCTGCGGGCGGTTGCTCGACCTGCGCATGGTCGACGACGGCTGGGACGGCCCCCGCGGCTCCAACTACATCGCCACCTTCGCCAAGGAGGGTTACTTCGCCCTCCCGGTCGTGCCGTCCTCGGAAGGGCTGACCCAGGCCATTGAGAACAAGACCATCTCCAACGCCGGCATTCCCGTGGTCGGCACCGACGGCATGTTGAAGGAACAGTATTTCGACCCGTGGGTGTGGCCCGTGGCCACCTCGACGGTGAGCACCATGCGCATCATGGCCAAGCACGGCTACGACAAGGGTGCCCGCACGTTCGGCATCATCTTCGACAACACCTATCGCTTCGGTGAAGAGGGCGCGGCGGCGTTCCGCACGTACGTGCAAACGCTGCCGGGCGCCACACTCAAGGCGTTCGTCGGCATCGACCCGGGCAAGCCGAGCTACTCGGCCGACGCCCAGAAGTTCAACAGCGACTGCGGCGGGTCGTGCGACTACGTCTCCATGCTGCTCACCCCGGAGACGGCCGCCACCTATATCGCCAGCCAGCAGAGCGACCAGAGCGGCAAGAAGCTCGGGTTCGGCAAGATCCGCACCGGCGGGGCCCAGCCCCTCTTCAACGAGCGCTTCGGCCGCGACTGCGGGCGGCCGTGCGACGGCATGCTCGTGTGGACCGGCTACAACCCACCCATCGGGCGACTGGCCAGCCTGAAGGACGTGGCCGCGTACGCCGACGAGGTCCACTCCGTCGACCCCGGCGCCGACATCAGCAACCAGTTCCTCGAAGGCGCCTACCTCGGCATGAAGGTGTTCGTCGCCGCCCTGGAGAAGGCAGGGCCGAACCTCACCCGAGCCGCGGTGCGCGATGCCATGAACTCCATGACATTCACCTCCGACCTGGCCTCGCCGCTCACCTGGGCGCCCAACCAGCGCTTCGCCAACATCTCGTCGCAGCCCTTCAAGATCGTGACCAGCTCAGGCAGCTTCGCCGGCTTCGCCGAGGAGGGCAGCGGCTTCATCAAGGACCCGACCCCCGGCGTGGTCCCCAAGTGA